GGAAGGGCACTTCCTGCCCGTCATCCAAGAGCATTTTCCCCGGCTGCACTTCCTTGATCGACATATTCGAGATGGGCTTGATGGAATGTTCGGCGAATTCATCTTCCATGAGCCGCCGCGACTTGCCCACACCGGCCAACCCCATATGCCCGATGTAGGGCTCCGGCGTCACAAAATAGATCGGGACTTTCTTGCGGAGCTTTTTTTTACGCAGGTCCGCGTCGATGACAAAGGCCATCTCATAGGCCGGCCCGAAGCAGGAGGCTCCCTGAGCGGCGCCGACCACGATCGGACCGGGATCTTTGAGAAAACTCTGATACGCCCCCCAGGCCTGTTCGGCATGGTCCACATTACAGACCGACTGGGTATAGCCGCTGGGGCCCAGGCCTGGGACGGCGCCAAAATTCAACTTCGGACCCGTGGCGACGATCAGATAGTCGTACGGCACTTCGCCTTTCGCTGTGACCACCCGGTTCTGCTCCGGCTCGATCCGGTCGGCCGTGGCATGCACAAATTCGATCCCCTTCTTTTCCAATACCGGCCCCAGCGCAAAACTGATGTCCTTCCGCTTGCGCCAGCCCACCGCCACCCACGGATTCGACGGCACAAAGTGAAACGACTCAACATTTGAAATCACCGTCACCCGATGCTTCTTGTCCAATAGAGCCCGTGCCTCATAGGCCGCGGGCAATCCCCCGATCGATGCGCCGATGATGACCACTCGTGCCATGGAATCCTCCTTTTCTCCACGCTGTCAGCAGTCAGCGTTCAGCATGTGTCAACAGGCCCTCATCCTGATTGATAGGAGTCATCGCCGGCAAAATGGATTCGCGATGTCCCGCCCGCACGCGTCCCACGTCTACCGCTCCGTAGAGAACCGATACAACTCGTGGCACGCCGTGCAGCGGGCCGTCATGCTCGCGAGGCGTTGCAGAATTTGCTGCGAACTCTCTTTCCGGCTGATGGCATCGGCCAGCGCATCCATATCCCGATGGATCGACATCCCCATCTGCTTGAACGGAAGCGGCAGCTTGACCATGATCGCCGGATTGACATCCGCCGCCATGCCCATCCCTGCCCCTCGGGCCACAGCTTCCATCGATGCCACATCCGGCTGCGGCTCCCCCAGGCCTCTGACGACCCCATCCACCGCCTTTAAGAGCTGCCGCATCTCTCCGAGAATCAGATCTCGCTCGCTCGCCGCCAAACGGATCTCCGTGCGGCCGTCCGCTCCGGGCCTCGTCACCCCCGATACAAACAGCCACGCGCCCGCAGCGATCGTGACCGCCCACAACATCACCGCCACCATGCCGATACGTTGTTTCATCCCGTTCCTTTGTCCCCTGCTCGTTGCTACCTTGGAACCATCACCCCGGCGCCATATTCATAGACAAGACTGCCGCCGAAGTAGCTGGCCACGAGCAGCACCGCAACACCGGTCACCCCGAGCGCCAGGGAAACGAGCGGGCGTTCCTGCACCCACTCAAGCCAGATGGCGGCCCGCAGCCCCAGCAATCCGGCAAAGATCCAGAACGTGGCGAACCCCAACGATTCATGCAGCTCAAGCACCTGCTCGGGCACCCCGCTATGCTCCACCGCCTCCTCCGCCATGGCGCCACTGGCGACTGCGGCGAGCGCGCCAGCCAATCCCAATATCAGTGTGTACAGGCTGGCGATCCGGCACTCCTCCCGCCGCCATCGTTGCGCCAGCACATCGAAAAATACCGTGGCCGACAACAGTGCGATGGGGAAATGGACCAGCATCGGATGAATGGGATGCATCGTCATGCTCCTTTTGTTCCTTCATTCACCGGAATGCAAGCGTAGGGCCGTAACTCCCTCGCAGCAACCGGAGCTATTCCTGCTGGAATTTCAAGTAGATGCCCTCAAGCGCACGGAGTGATCCGGCAAGAAGGGGAGTCTTTCCACAGAGCCATGAATCACACTGTCGCAGAACGGGTCACTCGCTGAGAGGAAAAGAGGACTTGAGGGGAGAGAGGGAAGAGAACACAGCACGGGCCCCCGGACATGAATCCGGAGGCCCATGCATCGCGCTCATTATTTTCTGACCGCAATTCCGTGAGTGTCGGCGGTCTCCTTGTCGTCCTTCTTATTCGTAATCACCGCCTGTCCCTTGTAATGCCCAACTTTTCCGTCCGCATCGACATGAATCACGCCAACACCGGGGATCGTGCCCTTGGCATTATGCACACCCTTGTCGTTGCCGGTCAGCGGATTGGGGCCTCGCAGCCCCACGAACACATACTG
This is a stretch of genomic DNA from Nitrospira sp.. It encodes these proteins:
- a CDS encoding DUF2231 domain-containing protein gives rise to the protein MHPIHPMLVHFPIALLSATVFFDVLAQRWRREECRIASLYTLILGLAGALAAVASGAMAEEAVEHSGVPEQVLELHESLGFATFWIFAGLLGLRAAIWLEWVQERPLVSLALGVTGVAVLLVASYFGGSLVYEYGAGVMVPR
- a CDS encoding FAD/NAD(P)-binding oxidoreductase, with amino-acid sequence MARVVIIGASIGGLPAAYEARALLDKKHRVTVISNVESFHFVPSNPWVAVGWRKRKDISFALGPVLEKKGIEFVHATADRIEPEQNRVVTAKGEVPYDYLIVATGPKLNFGAVPGLGPSGYTQSVCNVDHAEQAWGAYQSFLKDPGPIVVGAAQGASCFGPAYEMAFVIDADLRKKKLRKKVPIYFVTPEPYIGHMGLAGVGKSRRLMEDEFAEHSIKPISNMSIKEVQPGKMLLDDGQEVPFRYSMIIPPFAGVDAVAGTAGLCNPKGFVNIDAYQANPKYRNIYAVGVCVAIPPVEQTPVPTGAPKTGYMIESMVSAAVHNINADIEHNAKRDTATWNAICLADMGDTGMAFVALPQMAPRNVTWAKKGKWVHLAKIGLEKYFLMKMKRGVSEPFFEKAILNAMGINKLE